The proteins below are encoded in one region of Dioscorea cayenensis subsp. rotundata cultivar TDr96_F1 chromosome 18, TDr96_F1_v2_PseudoChromosome.rev07_lg8_w22 25.fasta, whole genome shotgun sequence:
- the LOC120281852 gene encoding calcium-dependent protein kinase 13-like encodes MENLSQFHFICRGWLMMNINGAPFPYFNKDGNGYIEAEELHQALMEDGPDDSTDVANDILREVDTDKDGKISYDEFVAMMKTGTDWRKAYRQYSRGRFNSLSVRLMKDGSLNMGSEN; translated from the exons ATGGAAAATTTATCCCAGTTTCACTTCATTTGCAGAGGATGGCTAATGATGAACATCAACGGCGCGCCTTTTCCTTACTTTAATAAAGACGGTAATGGCTATATTGAGGCGGAAGAACTCCATCAGGCTTTGATGGAAGATGGACCCGATGACAGCACGGATGTTGCCAATGATATTCTACGAGAAGTTGACACTGACAAG GATGGAAAAATCAGCTACGATGAGTTTGTAGCCATGATGAAAACTGGAACAGACTGGCGGAAAGCCTACCGACAGTATTCCAGAGGAAGATTTAACAGCCTCAGTGTCAGGCTAATGAAAGATGGGTCACTAAACATGGGCAGTGAGAACTAA
- the LOC120282933 gene encoding omega-3 fatty acid desaturase, chloroplastic-like gives MDNAGAREMGKIEFDAGKPPPFRISDIREAIPKHCWEKNAWKSMSYVLRDIVFIVFFAVFFLWIDAWFAWPIYWLAQGTMFWALFVLGHDCGHGSFSESVKMNNLVGHFLHSFILVPYHGWRISHKTHHQNHGHVEKDESWHPLTEKLYRSLNFVTLKLRFTIPFPMLAYPVYLLRRSPGKQGSHFHPDSDLFHPKDRKDVITSTFCYMAMVILLTGAALVFGPGYILKLYIAPYFVFIMWLDLVTYLHHHGYHEKLPWYRGNEWSYLRGALTTLDRDYGWINNIHHDIGTHVIHHIFPQIPHYNLIEATRAAKSVLGKYYREPEKSRPLPVHLFGVLVKSMRIDHFVSDVGDVVYYQTDPNLHGNFIMLHAAAEG, from the exons ATGGACAATGCAGGAGCTAGGGAGATGGGGAAGATAGAGTTTGATGCCGGAAAACCTCCGCCGTTCCGCATATCAGATATCCGAGAAGCGATACCGAAACACTGCTGGGAAAAAAATGCATGGAAATCTATGAGTTATGTTCTTCGAGACATCGTCTTCATCGTGTTTTTCGCCGTATTTTTTCTTTGGATTGATGCTTGGTTTGCATGGCCTATTTACTGGCTTGCTCAGGGTACCATGTTTTGGGCTTTGTTTGTTCTTGGCCATGATTG TGGACATGGGAGCTTTTCAGAGAgtgtgaagatgaacaatttagTGGGACATTTCTTGCATTCATTTATCTTGGTTCCTTACCATGGAtg GAGGATAAGTCACAAAACTCATCATCAGAATCATGGGCATGTTGAGAAGGATGAGTCTTGGCATCCT TTAACTGAGAAGCTGTACAGAAGCTTGAATTTCGTCACTCTGAAGCTCAGATTCACCATTCCTTTCCCAATGTTAGCATATCCCGTTTACTTG ttgCGGAGAAGTCCAGGAAAACAAGGATCACACTTTCATCCAGACAGTGATTTGTTTCATCCTAAAGACAGAAAAGATGTAATAACATCGACTTTTTGTTACATGGCCATGGTTATACTACTTACCGGAGCCGCATTAGTCTTCGGCCCCGGCTATATACTTAAACTATACATTGCACCGTATTTT GTCTTTATCATGTGGTTGGATTTGGTGACTTATTTGCATCACCATGGCTACCATGAAAAGCTACCTTGGTACAGAGgcaat GAATGGAGTTACTTGAGAGGGGCATTAACAACACTTGATAGAGACTATGGTTGGATAAATAACATTCACCATGACATTGGAACCCATGTCATTCATCATATCTTCCCTCAAATTCCACATTACAATCTCATCGAAGCT ACGAGAGCTGCGAAATCGGTGTTAGGAAAATATTACAGAGAACCGGAGAAGTCAAGGCCTCTTCCAGTGCATTTGTTTGGGGTGCTTGTAAAAAGCATGAGAATTGATCACTTTGTTAGTGATGTTGGAGATGTTGTTTACTATCAAACTGATCCCAATTTGCATGGTAACTTCATCATGCTGCATGCTGCAGCTGAAGGGTAG
- the LOC120282932 gene encoding selT-like protein gives MFSSSVPSICFKINASCVIEDHGSQSKRGRLFALWFQSPLLLLDGALGGGSGGGGGARRSGFLPSMDRLQFFMLAFPIFLLCSDLVNLYSRPPPPRPPPPHSSPNLADVHRHHHHHHHHPSPVNPQVPDFSSTQVSSTFGNGYDSTIEFKFCVSCSYRGTANSLKQMLEESFPGINVVLSNYPPSLPKRVLSKVFPIVQAGFIGIIVAGEHILPRLGILNPPSWYFSLRANKFRTIASSWLLGNFLQSTLQSSGAFEVFCNGELVFSKLEQKRFPDALELKDLIGNRLPSSAFGKNLNWS, from the exons ATGTTCTCCTCATCTGTG CCGTCCATTTGCTTTAAGATCAACGCGTCGTGTGTGATCGAAGATCACGGATCTCAAAGCAAACGAGGTCGTCTCTTCGCGCTTTGGTTCCAGAGTCCTCTGCTCCTCCTCGACGGTGCTCTCGGCGGCGgcagcggcggcggcggcggtgcACGGCGATCCGGCTTCCTTCCATCGATGGATCGCCTCCAGTTCTTCATGCTCGCCTTTCCGATCTTTCTCTTGTGCTCCGATCTTGTCAATCTCTACTCCCGCCCGCCACCTCCTCGTCCTCCACCTCCTCATTCCTCTCCCAATCTCGCCGACGTTCACCgtcatcatcaccaccaccaccaccatccaTCACCGGTGAACCCTCAAGTTCCCGATTTCTCATCCACTCAG GTCTCCTCTACTTTTGGTAATGGATACGATTCCACTATTGAATTCAAGTTCTGTGTCTCCTGCTCTTACAG GGGCACTGCAAATTCATTGAAGCAAATGCTGGAAGAGTCTTTTCCTGGGATTAATGTTGTTCTTTCAAATTACCCACCTTCATTACCGAAACGGGTTTTGAGCAAAGTATTCCCCATTGTTCAAGCAGGATTTATTGGAATTATAGTGGCAGGTGAACATATACTGCCACGGTTGGGAATTTTGAACCCTCCTTCATGGTACTTCTCTTTGCGTGCCAATAAATTTAGAACTATTGCATCAAGCTGGCTTCTGGGCAACTTTCTGCAATCAACCTTACAAAGTTCTGGTGCATTTGAAGTTTTCTGCAACGGTGAATTG GTCTTCTCTAAATTGGAGCAGAAAAGGTTTCCTGATGCGCTGGAGTTAAAAGACCTGATTGGCAATAGATTACCGTCATCTGCATTTGGGAAGAACCTTAATTGGTCCTAG